The sequence ATTGATGCTCGAACTGATATTTATTCAGTAGGCATTGTCATGTATGAACTTCTTACAGGCAAACCTCCTTTTGGCTCTGATACATTAATTGCCATTGCCTATAAGCACATATTTGAAACTCCTATTTCACCTAAAGAGTTAAATCCTCAAATTCCGGTATGGTTAGATAATATTACAAGAAAATGTTTAGCAAAAGCCCCTGAAAAGAGATATCAGGAGGTAAAAGAGTTACTTTCAGACTTAGAAATGCATCGTGTCCCAAAGATTGATTTTGAGCAAAAAAGAGATGAAATTACCATTAATAAAGAAACCTTTTTGAAATTGAAAAAGATTACAATTTTAAGCATAATTGGTATCATTATCGCGGTGAGTATAGCTGGTTATTTTATCCAGAAATATAATAAAAATCAAAATACACTTCAAATTACACAAAGAGATTATGCAAAGAAATTATATACATTGCAAACTAAATTACAGAATTTAGAAGGAGTGAAACAAAACTTAGAGGCTCAAATGCAGATAGCAAATCAGAAAATAGAGAATGCTGAAAACGAAAAAAAAGAATTAATTACCCAGTTAGAAAGAGTTAAATCTCTATCTCCAAAAGCAGATTTTCCAATTCCTTCAGAAATGGTATTAGTTGAGGGAGGTGAATTTATTATGGGAATGCACAATGGAGACAATACATATCCACAACGCAAAGTTTATTTAGCTAGTTTCTATATTGATAAGTATGAAGTAACTAATGAACAGTATATTAGGTTTTTAAATGCGATGGGCAAGCACGACGGTTATATTAATCTTGAGTCTGAATATTGTAAGATAGAAAAACCAAACGGTCTGTATAAGGTAAAGGCTGGGTATGAAAAATATCCAGTCGTAGAGGTTAGCTGGGATGGAGCAAATAGATATGCCAGATGGGCAGGAAAACGCCTACCTACTGAGGCAGAATGGGAAAAGGCGGCAAGAGGCACAGAGGGAAGAAAATACCCCTGGGGAGATATATTTGACCGAAATAAATGTAATATCAGCATGCAAAGAGTAACACCAGTGGGAAATTTTCCACAGGGAAAGAGCCCTTATGGTTGTGAAGATATGGCTGGAAATGTCTGTGAATGGGTTGCAGATTGGTATGATAGTAATTATTATGAAAATAGTCCTTCAATAAATCCTAAAGGACCAAATATTGGTCATTATCGTGTTTGGCGTGGTGGCTCCTATCTGGGAAATCAAATTACTACCCAATGTTTTATCCGAAACTATCTTGCCCCAGATAAATCACGAAATAGCAGTGGTTTTAGATGCGCCAGGGACGCTAAAGAGAGGTAATCAGTAATCGGGACTCGGGACTCGGGGTTCGAGACTCGGGAAGGCTGGTAGCCACAGGCTTCAGCCTGCGTTGCTCGACTTCAGCATCCCCGCCCGTATCCTTCATTTATTTTTATCATCAATTTGTGCCCTGCAGGGGCATGAGCGTTTCCTCTGAAAATATCCGCAGATTTCGCAGAGGACACCAAATTTTTATTTTTTTGTCTCCCCCGCTGGCGGAATTAAGGGGTTAGGGGATTCTTTTATTCCCGAGTCCCGAGCCCCGAGTCCCGAGCCCCGAGTCCTGCGGTGAACGGTTAATAATTTCGCAATTAATTCTTTTGGCTCTGTAGAATAGATAATTTTTGAACCTGTGGGTTTTTTAATCGTTTCAACAATCCTTTTAATTTCATCTGCTATTCCGCCACTTCCTTCTAAAACACCAATAAGTTTTCCTTCGTCATAAGCGATTGCGAATTCACCGAGTGTTCCAGAGCGTCCTCCAACAATAATGACAATATCACAACTGCGGACCGCGGTTACTTCACGTCCCATTAAACCACTCCCGGTATAAATCATCACATCAATTTCATCTGCTGGCGAACGAAATATTTTAATATGTTCTTCTAATGTTAAGGCTGGAGAAATACCTATGGTCATACCTCCTTGTGCTTTAGCACCTTTAGTTGCCTCATAGGGTAATCCAGGACAACCACCGGTAAGTATGGCACAACCCCACCTGGCTATTTCCTCTCCTAAAATATAAGCCTTTTTAACAATTTCCGGGTTTAATTCCCCTTCGGAAGTACCCATAACACCAACTCTTATCTTCATTTTTCAATCCTCCTTGTATTTGGTAATTGGTAAT comes from bacterium and encodes:
- a CDS encoding SUMF1/EgtB/PvdO family nonheme iron enzyme, which produces MTCNKCQINFLDNTNSLLCPECNEEISTSKNLPISAIDIVFEPHYQIDKRYEIISSIGRGGVGIVYKAKDFILDEIVALKVLAPGLSMNQEIVERFKQETKITRRLSHDNIIRIYDIGRFDNRWYISMEYVDGQDLKSILQERNILSPIETVGVIKQVLKALQVVHENQIINRDIKPQNILIRKDGIVKIGDFSIAKSAELNGLTSPDLLIVGSPEYMSPEQVKGEKIDARTDIYSVGIVMYELLTGKPPFGSDTLIAIAYKHIFETPISPKELNPQIPVWLDNITRKCLAKAPEKRYQEVKELLSDLEMHRVPKIDFEQKRDEITINKETFLKLKKITILSIIGIIIAVSIAGYFIQKYNKNQNTLQITQRDYAKKLYTLQTKLQNLEGVKQNLEAQMQIANQKIENAENEKKELITQLERVKSLSPKADFPIPSEMVLVEGGEFIMGMHNGDNTYPQRKVYLASFYIDKYEVTNEQYIRFLNAMGKHDGYINLESEYCKIEKPNGLYKVKAGYEKYPVVEVSWDGANRYARWAGKRLPTEAEWEKAARGTEGRKYPWGDIFDRNKCNISMQRVTPVGNFPQGKSPYGCEDMAGNVCEWVADWYDSNYYENSPSINPKGPNIGHYRVWRGGSYLGNQITTQCFIRNYLAPDKSRNSSGFRCARDAKER